Within the Chloroflexota bacterium genome, the region CCGACCTGCGCTGATCTGATCCTGGCGGCGGTCGGAGGGTAACGATGCTGACAACAGAAGAGAACGAGCTGCTCACGCGCGTTGGGCCCGGGACGCCGTGCGGGGAGCTGTTGCGGCGCTACTGGCAGCCGGTGGCCGCGGCCTCCGAGCTGGCCGAGCGACCGATGAAGCGTGT harbors:
- a CDS encoding Rieske 2Fe-2S domain-containing protein, giving the protein MLTTEENELLTRVGPGTPCGELLRRYWQPVAAASELAERPMKRVRLLGEDLVLFRDAQGGYGLLGEHCSHRGTSLYYGFLEDGGLR